Proteins encoded in a region of the Arvicanthis niloticus isolate mArvNil1 chromosome 16, mArvNil1.pat.X, whole genome shotgun sequence genome:
- the LOC117721941 gene encoding disintegrin and metalloproteinase domain-containing protein 26A-like: MFLKFCLWKMFFLSAWSPTGHAKYSSSLPEVVIPLRVKVTGRNNISPGWLSYSLHIEGQRHIITMKPKKYLISRNFLLLTYSDQGDLLEEQPFVQNDCYYHGYVDEDPESLVIVNTCFGSLQGILEINGTTYEIMPKSSTSTFEHLAYKMDSEEPESIRMRCGLTEEEIARQMKLQERDASTLLQIVPYDYSWTHHRFIDYFVVIDHKHYIHRNNNITTCIQETLQIVNGLNGLYLQIGIDVVLTKLEVWSQRNLINVEQRIHKVLSDFCIWKIASISNQIRYDVIHLVVRHDYVTTLGIAYLLTICFTNNCGVNSYVSDKTFDISYIIAHEMGHSLGLEHDKKECYCGRGKQCIMNEYKSDYPKFSNCSFEYLYSFLYLRPCLYDTPETLETLVTTNLTKCGNNLVEEGEQCDCGSSESCSTDPCCSEGCFLKPGAQCASGLCCQDCQFLQTGTMCRKEKNECDLPEWCNGTSAECPADVYKEDGSPCSCGYCYKMECHQHDEQCRKIFGKGSQSASGICYMEINTLGDRFGNCGIDTYKYRVCELADVLCGRIQCENVTELPQRRNHETLHSTHFSNITCWTIDYHFGITIDDTGAVNDGTACAPQHLCIDRKCVHQSILSSNCSKTFCHMHGLCNNKHHCHCDVTWEPPDCRQRGNGGSIDSGPAPVHRGPAPLPSGPAPVPCRPLPVISRPAPVPSSPAPVPSKPAPVPSRPDPVPSRPAPVPSRPDPVPSRPPPVPSRPAPVPSRQAPMHSKPSPVPLSSFNWSVFFIAFSVMCVLGLISLYILFELRILPLKKVVPNTESGDKHLT, translated from the coding sequence ATGTTCCTTAAGTTCTGCCTGTGGAAgatgttcttcctctctgcatGGTCACCAACTGGACATGCTAAGTACAGTAGTAGCCTTCCAGAAGTGGTGATACCCTTGAGGGTGAAGGTCACTGGCAGAAATAATATTTCCCCAGGTTGGCTGTCCTATAGCCTGCACATTGAGGGACAGAGACACATAATCACTATGAAACCCAAGAAATACTTGATATCCAGAAACTTCTTATTACTCACTTATAGTGACCAAGGTGATCTCCTTGAAGAACAGCCTTTTGTGCAGAATGACTGCTACTACCATGGCTATGTGGATGAAGACCCAGAATCCCTGGTCATCGTTAACACCTGTTTTGGGAGTTTGCAAGGCATACTAGAGATAAATGGCACAACTTATGAGATCATGCCCAAGAGCTCAACTTCAACATTTGAACATCTGGCTTACaaaatggacagtgaggagccaGAATCAATTCGCATGAGATGCGGGTTAACCGAAGAGGAAATAGCACGACAAATGAAGCTTCAAGAAAGAgatgcctcaacacttttgcaaATAGTCCCATATGATTATTCGTGGACTCATCACAGGTTTATTGACTATTTTGTAGTTATTGACCATAAACACTATATTCATAGAAATAACAATATCACAACTTGTATTCAAGAAACTTTGCAAATAGTCAATGGATTAAATGGTTTATATCTTCAAATAGGCATAGACGTGGTTTTAACCAAACTTGAAGTGTGGAGCCAAAGAAATCTTATCAATGTAGAACAACGGATTCATAAGGTCCTAAGTGATTTCTGCATTTGGAAAATAGCCTCGATTAGCAATCAAATTAGATATGATGTCATACACCTTGTGGTCAGACATGATTATGTTACAACTTTAGGGATAGCTTATTTACTTACCATTTGTTTTACTAATAATTGTGGAGTTAACAGTTATGTGTCTGATAAAACTTTTGACATTTCATACATTATAGCACATGAGATGGGTCATAGCTTGGGTTTGGAGCATGATAAAAAGGAATGTTATTGTGGGAGAGGAAAACAATGCataatgaatgaatataaatCAGATTACCCCAAATTCAGCAATTGTAGTTTTGAAtatctttattcatttctttatctaAGACCATGCTTATACGATACACCAGAAACACTAGAAACACTAGTAACAACAAACCTGACCAAGTGTGGAAATAACTTGGTTGAGGAAGGAGAGCAGTGTGATTGTGGGAGCTCTGAATCCTGTTCAACAGATCCATGCTGTAGTGAGGGCTGTTTTCTCAAACCTGGTGCTCAATGTGCTTCTGGGCTTTGTTGTCAAGATTGCCAGTTTCTTCAAACAGGCACCATgtgcagaaaagagaaaaatgagtgtgACCTTCCAGAGTGGTGCAATGGAACTTCAGCTGAGTGTCCAGCAGATGTGTATAAAGAAGACGGAAGCCCTTGCTCGTGTGGTTATTGCTATAAGATGGAGTGTCATCAACATGATGAACAGTGTCGGAAGATTTTTGGCAAAGGAAGTCAAAGTGCAAGTGGAATTTGCTACATGGAAATAAACACACTGGGTGACCGTTTTGGTAACTGTGGTATTGATACCTATAAATACAGAGTATGTGAACTCGCTGATGTACTCTGTGGGCGAATTCAGTGTGAGAATGTGACAGAACTTCCCCAAAGGAGAAACCATGAAACGTTGCATTCCACTCACTTCAGTAATATCACCTGCTGGACTATAGACTATCATTTTGGGATAACCATAGATGACACTGGAGCAGTGAACGATGGCACAGCTTGTGCTCCACAGCATTTATGTATTGACAGAAAGTGTGTCCACCAGTCGATTCTGTCAAGTAACTGTTCAAAAACTTTTTGCCATATGCATGGACTCTGCAACAATAAACACCACTGCCATTGTGATGTCACATGGGAACCCCCAGACTGTCGACAACGTGGCAATGGAGGTAGTATAGACAGTGGACCAGCTCCTGTGCATCGAGGACCAGCTCCTCTGCCTAGTGGACCAGCTCCTGTGCCTTGTAGACCACTTCCTGTGATTAGTAGACCAGCTCCTGTGCCAAGTTCACCAGCTCCTGTGCCTAGTAAACCAGCCCCTGTGCCAAGTAGACCAGATCCTGTGCCAAGTAGACCAGCTCCTGTGCCTAGTAGACCAGATCCTGTGCCAAGTAGACCACCTCCTGTGCCTAGTAGACCAGCTCCTGTGCCAAGTAGACAAGCTCCTATGCATAGTAAGCCATCTCCTGTGcctttatcttcttttaattGGAGTGTGTTCTTCATAGCTTTTTCAGTTATGTGTGTGCTTGGCTTAATTTCTTTGTACATCCTTTTTGAATTAAGGATATTACCTCTAAAAAAAGTTGTGCCAAACACAGAATCTGGTGATAAACATCTTACCTAA